In a single window of the Sediminicoccus sp. KRV36 genome:
- a CDS encoding 2-hydroxy-3-oxopropionate reductase: MNIGFIGLGIMGLPMAQNLVKAGHTIIAPERASLTAEARAAFTIFADATAVAKAAEIIIIMVPDTPDVERVLFGANGVAAGLSAGKLVIDMSSISPTATKDFAAKVNALGCDYIDAPVSGGEIGAKNAALTIMIGASQAAFDRALPLFQAMGKNITLVGENGAGQVTKVANQIIVALNIEAVAEALVFASKAGADPAKVRAALMGGFANSRILEVHAERMINRTFNPGFRIELHQKDLNLALQSAKELGVALPNTASAQQLFSACAAMGGSQWDHSGLVQALEAMANHKVA; the protein is encoded by the coding sequence ATGAATATCGGTTTCATCGGCCTCGGCATCATGGGCCTGCCCATGGCGCAAAACCTCGTCAAGGCGGGCCATACGATCATCGCCCCCGAGCGTGCCTCGCTCACCGCCGAGGCGCGCGCCGCCTTCACCATCTTCGCCGATGCCACGGCCGTGGCCAAGGCGGCCGAGATCATCATCATCATGGTGCCCGATACGCCGGATGTGGAGCGCGTGCTGTTCGGCGCGAATGGCGTGGCGGCCGGGCTTTCGGCCGGCAAGCTGGTGATCGACATGTCCTCCATCAGCCCGACGGCGACCAAGGATTTCGCGGCCAAGGTCAACGCGCTGGGCTGCGACTACATCGACGCCCCCGTTTCGGGTGGCGAGATCGGCGCGAAGAACGCCGCGCTGACCATCATGATCGGCGCTTCGCAGGCGGCCTTCGACCGCGCCCTGCCGCTGTTCCAGGCGATGGGCAAGAACATCACGCTGGTGGGTGAAAACGGCGCGGGCCAGGTCACCAAGGTCGCGAATCAGATCATCGTTGCCCTCAATATCGAGGCCGTGGCCGAAGCCCTGGTCTTCGCCAGCAAGGCGGGCGCCGACCCGGCCAAGGTGCGTGCCGCGCTGATGGGCGGCTTTGCCAATAGCCGCATCCTGGAAGTGCATGCCGAGCGGATGATCAACCGCACCTTCAACCCGGGCTTCCGGATCGAACTGCACCAGAAGGACCTGAACCTGGCGCTGCAATCGGCCAAGGAACTGGGTGTGGCGCTGCCGAACACCGCCTCCGCGCAGCAGCTTTTCTCAGCCTGCGCGGCCATGGGCGGCAGCCAGTGGGATCATTCGGGCCTCGTGCAGGCGCTCGAAGCCATGGCGAACCACAAGGTCGCGTAA
- a CDS encoding mechanosensitive ion channel domain-containing protein, with amino-acid sequence MRVPGLRRILSAIGLLLMLPLAAAAAEGPWAGAWTTSWRDDGDQLTLEQQGERVTGSYPLYGGRIEAVAEGRTLRGTWTEGTQRGQFIFVMDRDGNSFSGRYDEGEWWTGARHDGSPMTTGLNLTTPRDAFRQFIVSGNLARGGRPDAWALNIMALDFSTDGQSLARPDHLRLAQELYALADLTTFRISTIPRETDANEVTITLAQSGSEAVLPLTLTRGADQLWRIRMPTAEARAAARHQLLAQLGGRLPAADAFRQMRNPRDTMRSFLEGMADWDGTGQALALSTLDLSAIPEVLRDGQGRLIAHFLRRALHQIGLVGLQSIPNDGTDRSPYVHFSHPAGRIVIAPLGPEADAPWRFTTQTIREAAQVFAAVEGLPPPIAAPPGLIPDSPYFRVRDWVKRQAPGLLNRLGHTEYWQILAGLLVLSGAALIGTIGARLARRGMDALVGGAESGASFTWALGIVIGLSLAGAFPGMIGMPEEVRRFSLPFFGICLTVAVCVVLWRILGVAGIILARISTRSATAADDILFTLMLATARLGVVTMSFLSLAHFLSLPTGGILAGLGIGGLAFAFASRETLSNVFGAGILVTDRPFQRGDWIASGEIEGAVEHVGIRSTRVRTAQDSVMVIPNGKLSDSTINNLGSRRLRLLKTTLPVTAGASPEALEGFTQALRQRIAEDGAFVAERTDIGLSGITEAGIGVDVITYMKVSTTAAERAVRHAFLLDAVHLAGACGLTLGSGMLPPGTVPPMG; translated from the coding sequence ATGCGCGTTCCAGGGCTGCGCCGCATTCTCTCCGCCATCGGATTGCTCCTGATGCTGCCGCTGGCGGCGGCGGCGGCGGAAGGCCCGTGGGCCGGTGCATGGACCACCAGCTGGCGCGATGATGGCGACCAGCTCACGCTGGAACAGCAAGGTGAGCGCGTCACCGGCAGCTACCCGTTGTATGGCGGGCGGATCGAAGCCGTGGCGGAAGGGCGGACGCTTCGCGGAACCTGGACCGAGGGGACGCAGCGCGGCCAGTTCATCTTCGTCATGGACCGCGACGGCAACAGCTTCTCAGGCCGCTATGACGAGGGCGAGTGGTGGACCGGCGCCCGCCATGATGGGAGCCCCATGACCACGGGACTCAACCTGACCACCCCGCGCGATGCCTTCCGGCAATTCATCGTCAGCGGCAATCTGGCGCGCGGCGGGCGGCCGGATGCCTGGGCGCTGAACATCATGGCGCTGGATTTCTCAACCGATGGCCAAAGCCTGGCCCGCCCGGACCATCTGCGCCTGGCGCAGGAACTCTATGCCCTGGCGGACCTGACGACCTTCCGCATTTCCACCATCCCGCGCGAGACGGACGCGAATGAGGTGACGATCACCCTCGCGCAATCGGGCAGCGAGGCCGTGCTGCCCTTGACCCTCACGCGCGGCGCCGATCAGCTCTGGCGCATCCGCATGCCGACGGCCGAGGCGCGTGCCGCCGCGCGGCACCAGCTCCTTGCGCAGTTGGGCGGCCGCTTGCCGGCGGCGGATGCCTTCCGCCAGATGCGCAACCCGCGCGACACGATGCGCAGCTTCCTGGAAGGCATGGCCGACTGGGACGGCACGGGCCAGGCCCTGGCGCTTTCCACCCTTGATCTCTCTGCGATCCCGGAGGTGCTGCGTGATGGGCAGGGCCGGCTGATCGCGCATTTCCTGCGCCGCGCGCTGCACCAGATCGGCCTGGTCGGGCTGCAATCCATCCCCAATGACGGCACGGACCGCTCCCCCTATGTGCATTTCAGCCATCCGGCCGGGCGCATCGTCATCGCACCGCTGGGCCCCGAGGCGGATGCGCCCTGGCGCTTCACCACGCAGACGATCCGCGAAGCCGCCCAGGTCTTCGCGGCGGTGGAGGGGCTGCCACCCCCCATCGCGGCACCGCCCGGGCTGATCCCGGATTCGCCGTATTTCCGTGTGCGCGATTGGGTGAAGCGGCAGGCGCCCGGCCTGCTCAACCGGCTGGGCCATACGGAATACTGGCAAATCCTCGCCGGGCTCCTGGTGCTGAGTGGCGCCGCCCTGATCGGCACCATCGGCGCGCGGTTGGCCCGGCGCGGAATGGATGCGCTGGTGGGCGGCGCGGAGAGCGGCGCCAGCTTCACCTGGGCGCTGGGCATCGTCATCGGCCTCAGCCTGGCCGGCGCCTTTCCCGGCATGATCGGCATGCCCGAGGAGGTGCGCCGTTTTTCGCTGCCCTTCTTCGGGATCTGCCTGACCGTGGCGGTCTGTGTCGTGCTCTGGCGCATCCTGGGCGTCGCCGGCATCATCCTGGCCCGCATTTCGACCCGCTCCGCCACGGCCGCCGACGACATCCTGTTCACGCTGATGCTGGCCACGGCGCGGCTTGGCGTCGTGACGATGAGTTTTCTCAGCCTTGCGCATTTCCTCTCGCTGCCCACTGGCGGCATCCTGGCGGGGCTGGGGATTGGCGGCCTTGCCTTCGCCTTCGCCTCGCGCGAGACGCTTTCCAACGTCTTCGGCGCCGGCATCCTGGTCACGGACCGTCCCTTCCAGCGCGGCGACTGGATCGCCAGTGGCGAGATCGAAGGCGCGGTGGAGCATGTCGGCATCCGCTCGACCCGCGTGCGCACGGCGCAGGACAGCGTGATGGTCATCCCGAATGGCAAGCTTTCGGATTCCACCATCAATAACCTCGGCTCCCGCCGGCTGCGGTTGCTGAAGACGACGCTGCCGGTGACCGCCGGCGCCTCGCCCGAGGCGCTGGAGGGCTTCACCCAGGCGCTGCGCCAGCGCATCGCCGAAGATGGCGCCTTTGTCGCCGAACGCACCGATATCGGCCTCTCGGGCATCACGGAAGCCGGCATTGGCGTGGATGTGATCACCTACATGAAGGTCAGCACCACGGCGGCCGAGCGTGCGGTCCGGCACGCCTTCCTGCTCGATGCGGTGCATCTGGCCGGCGCCTGCGGGCTGACGCTCGGCTCCGGCATGCTGCCCCCCGGCACCGTGCCGCCCATGGGATGA
- a CDS encoding DUF2848 domain-containing protein, with the protein MRMLDFTVDSRPIRLAVTDLVIAGWTGRDAHKLQEHIDELAALGIAPPSSVPCYYRAGLESLTQSPSVDVLGGDSSGEGEWILLETPEGRFIGCGSDHTDRKVEAYSIPVSKQMCPKPISTALWRWEDVAAHWDQLEIHSEIHEDGRWITYQRGPVAAMRHPDDLLERARALHVPTGPGMLMFGGTLAVHGGIRPAADFIVTLHDPVRDRRLAHSYTTRRL; encoded by the coding sequence ATGCGCATGCTCGACTTCACCGTTGATTCCCGGCCGATCCGCCTGGCCGTCACGGATCTCGTCATCGCCGGCTGGACCGGGCGCGATGCGCACAAGCTGCAGGAGCATATTGATGAGCTTGCGGCACTCGGCATCGCGCCACCCTCCAGCGTGCCCTGCTACTATCGGGCGGGGCTGGAAAGCCTGACGCAATCGCCCAGCGTGGATGTGCTGGGCGGCGACAGCAGCGGCGAGGGCGAGTGGATCCTGCTCGAAACGCCGGAAGGCCGCTTCATCGGCTGCGGCTCCGACCACACCGACCGCAAGGTGGAGGCCTATTCCATCCCGGTCTCCAAGCAGATGTGCCCCAAGCCGATCAGCACGGCGCTCTGGCGCTGGGAGGATGTGGCGGCGCATTGGGATCAGCTGGAAATCCACAGCGAAATCCATGAGGACGGGCGCTGGATCACCTATCAGCGCGGCCCCGTGGCCGCGATGCGCCACCCGGATGACCTGCTGGAACGCGCCCGCGCGCTGCACGTGCCAACCGGGCCCGGGATGCTGATGTTCGGCGGCACGCTGGCCGTGCATGGCGGCATCCGGCCCGCGGCGGATTTCATCGTGACGCTGCATGACCCGGTGCGGGACCGCCGGCTCGCCCACAGCTACACGACGCGTCGTCTTTGA
- a CDS encoding tripartite tricarboxylate transporter substrate binding protein, which yields MKIARRAALAAPFLPFAAAAQSWPDRPIRIVVAFPAGSVTDSLVRNLVEPLSRELGQSVIIDNRPGGNGVVGTMAVKGAAPDGYSMAVLSVTNGALNTYLVRNLAYDPIRDFTQLGFLAEAPYLMVVPNSSPARNLAEFIALARSRPGELTFSHGNASALIGSELLSRMAGLRMLAIPSRGGPEALTEVLAGRIDSTLTDFAAGLAQVREGRVRALGVTTPGAFPLAPEIPPISATVPGYELTVWFGLASPAGTPAPVVARFSEALTKVLGLPEVRERLGRLGFAPRAMPPEQWRDYLQSQITTFTRLAREVGLEPS from the coding sequence ATGAAGATCGCCCGCCGCGCGGCGCTCGCTGCGCCGTTCCTGCCCTTCGCGGCAGCCGCGCAAAGCTGGCCCGACCGGCCCATCCGCATCGTCGTCGCCTTCCCCGCCGGCAGCGTGACCGACAGCCTGGTGCGAAACCTGGTCGAGCCGCTCTCGCGCGAGCTCGGGCAATCCGTGATCATCGACAACCGTCCGGGCGGCAATGGTGTGGTGGGCACCATGGCGGTGAAGGGCGCAGCACCTGATGGCTACAGCATGGCCGTGCTGAGCGTCACCAACGGTGCGCTGAATACCTATCTGGTGCGCAACCTCGCCTACGACCCGATCCGCGACTTCACGCAGTTGGGCTTCCTGGCCGAGGCGCCCTATCTGATGGTGGTGCCCAACAGCTCCCCCGCGCGCAACCTGGCGGAATTCATCGCATTGGCGCGCAGCCGGCCGGGCGAACTCACCTTCAGCCACGGCAATGCGAGCGCGCTGATCGGCAGTGAATTGCTGAGCCGCATGGCCGGGCTTCGCATGCTGGCCATCCCCTCGCGCGGCGGGCCGGAAGCACTGACCGAAGTGCTGGCGGGCCGCATCGATTCGACGCTGACGGATTTCGCGGCGGGGCTGGCCCAGGTGCGCGAAGGCCGCGTGCGGGCGCTGGGGGTCACCACGCCAGGCGCCTTCCCGCTGGCGCCGGAAATCCCGCCCATCTCCGCCACGGTGCCCGGATACGAGCTGACAGTGTGGTTTGGCCTCGCATCGCCCGCTGGCACGCCAGCGCCAGTGGTGGCGCGCTTCAGCGAGGCGCTCACCAAGGTGCTCGGCCTGCCCGAGGTGCGTGAGCGGCTGGGCCGCCTTGGCTTTGCGCCGCGCGCGATGCCGCCGGAGCAATGGCGTGACTATCTGCAAAGCCAGATCACCACCTTCACGCGACTGGCGCGCGAAGTCGGCCTGGAGCCTTCGTGA
- a CDS encoding DUF4892 domain-containing protein: MLLLALILPAPMASAQPQRQPAPAGDVAGGRDHPLVGRYQGATLRFYRQRDYEELRLVNRPSLSRDVREQGAQRHERNSIAVAGRATRLRYEGPEGRSALEVLRNHQERLRANGFEIAFECRGADCGTPPDHWSAVVNAVPQPPAHGMTPGWATQSYSFARLARPEGDVFVSILAVDYQSRSNILVDVVEARPMEAGRIVFIDASAMQQSVERTGRVALYGVLFATDSADIQPASRPTLEEIARFLRANATMNVVITGHTDSQGSFEHNLGLSMRRAQSVIASLTREFQIAPARLTPFGAGMASPVASNDNDAGRQQNRRVEIVKR, from the coding sequence ATGTTGCTTCTGGCCTTGATCCTGCCTGCGCCCATGGCGTCCGCGCAGCCGCAACGCCAGCCCGCACCCGCGGGTGATGTCGCCGGTGGGCGGGATCATCCGCTGGTGGGGCGCTACCAGGGCGCCACGCTGCGCTTCTACCGCCAGCGCGACTATGAGGAGTTGCGCCTGGTGAACCGTCCCTCCCTCTCGCGGGATGTGCGGGAGCAGGGTGCCCAACGCCATGAACGCAACAGCATCGCCGTGGCTGGCCGGGCAACCCGCCTGCGCTATGAGGGGCCGGAGGGGCGCTCGGCGCTGGAGGTGCTGCGCAACCATCAGGAGCGGCTGCGGGCCAATGGCTTTGAGATTGCCTTCGAGTGCCGAGGTGCTGATTGCGGCACCCCGCCGGACCACTGGAGTGCCGTGGTCAACGCGGTGCCGCAGCCGCCCGCCCACGGCATGACGCCGGGCTGGGCCACGCAGAGCTACAGCTTCGCGAGGCTCGCGCGGCCGGAGGGGGATGTGTTCGTGTCGATCCTCGCCGTGGATTACCAAAGCCGCAGCAACATCCTGGTGGATGTGGTGGAGGCAAGGCCGATGGAGGCGGGGCGTATCGTTTTCATCGATGCCTCGGCCATGCAGCAATCGGTCGAACGCACCGGGCGGGTGGCGCTTTACGGCGTGCTGTTCGCCACGGATTCGGCCGATATCCAGCCGGCCTCACGCCCGACGCTGGAGGAGATCGCGCGCTTCCTGCGCGCCAATGCCACGATGAATGTGGTGATCACCGGCCATACCGACTCCCAGGGCAGCTTCGAGCATAACCTCGGCCTCTCGATGCGGCGGGCGCAAAGCGTGATTGCGTCATTGACGCGGGAGTTCCAGATCGCGCCCGCGCGGCTCACGCCCTTTGGGGCGGGCATGGCCTCCCCGGTGGCGAGCAATGACAATGACGCAGGCCGGCAGCAGAATCGCCGGGTGGAAATCGTGAAGCGCTGA
- a CDS encoding aminotransferase class V-fold PLP-dependent enzyme produces the protein MAYFQTRATPGRHFLQIPGPSNVPDRVLRALDNPTMDHRGPDFGVMGASILGKVKKIFQTESNVIIFPASGTGAWEAALVNTLSPNDRVLMCETGWFASLWREMAERLNIRPEFLKGDWRRGAEPEAIEAYLRADKGHEIKAVCVVHNETSTGCTSRIAEVRAAINAAGHPALLLVDTISGLASMDFRHDEWGVDVTVSGSQKGLMLPPGLSFNAVSAKAIAASKTAKLTRSFWDWGPMIASNATGYFPYTPATNMLYALDTALDMIFEEGLDNVFARHDRMAEATRRAVRAWGMEIQCQEPRHYSSVLTAVRLPEGHSANGLRAAIVEKFNMSLGNGLGQLNDRVFRIGHLGDIGELQLMGTLTGIEMGLRIAGIPHKPEGVRAAMDYLSGNA, from the coding sequence ATGGCCTATTTCCAGACCCGCGCCACACCCGGCCGCCACTTCCTGCAAATCCCGGGGCCATCCAACGTGCCGGACCGCGTGCTGCGCGCGCTGGACAACCCGACGATGGATCATCGCGGCCCGGATTTCGGCGTGATGGGAGCCTCGATCCTCGGCAAGGTGAAGAAGATCTTCCAGACTGAGAGCAACGTCATCATCTTCCCCGCCTCCGGCACGGGCGCCTGGGAAGCGGCGCTGGTGAACACGCTCAGCCCGAATGACCGCGTGCTGATGTGCGAGACGGGTTGGTTCGCCAGCCTCTGGCGCGAAATGGCCGAGCGGCTGAACATCCGGCCCGAATTCCTCAAGGGCGACTGGCGCCGGGGCGCCGAGCCTGAGGCCATCGAGGCCTATCTGCGCGCCGATAAGGGACATGAGATCAAGGCCGTCTGCGTTGTCCACAACGAGACGAGCACGGGCTGCACCAGCCGCATCGCCGAGGTGCGGGCGGCCATCAACGCCGCCGGCCACCCTGCCCTGCTGCTGGTGGATACGATCAGTGGCCTCGCCTCCATGGATTTCCGCCATGATGAATGGGGCGTGGATGTCACTGTTTCCGGCTCGCAGAAGGGGTTGATGCTGCCGCCGGGCCTGTCCTTCAACGCGGTTTCGGCCAAGGCGATCGCAGCCAGCAAGACGGCGAAGCTGACGCGCAGCTTCTGGGATTGGGGGCCGATGATCGCATCCAACGCCACGGGCTATTTCCCCTATACGCCGGCGACGAACATGCTCTACGCGCTGGATACGGCGCTGGACATGATCTTCGAGGAAGGGCTCGACAATGTCTTCGCGCGCCACGACCGCATGGCCGAGGCCACGCGCCGCGCCGTGCGCGCCTGGGGCATGGAGATCCAATGCCAGGAGCCGCGCCACTATTCCTCCGTACTGACGGCCGTACGCCTGCCGGAAGGCCACAGCGCCAATGGCCTGCGCGCGGCGATCGTCGAGAAATTCAACATGTCGCTGGGCAATGGCCTCGGCCAGTTGAATGACCGCGTCTTCCGCATCGGCCATCTGGGCGATATCGGCGAATTGCAGCTGATGGGCACGCTGACCGGCATCGAGATGGGGCTGCGCATCGCGGGCATTCCGCACAAGCCGGAAGGCGTGCGCGCGGCGATGGATTATCTGAGCGGAAACGCTTAA
- a CDS encoding NAD(P)-dependent oxidoreductase — MEPVGFIGLGMMGRPMAMNLAARQVPLITLDAAGVALEGVPVAGDAAALARGCRLIILMLPDSRTVGAVMTALLPALQPGSLIVDMGSSEPGETRRWALALAETGSGMLDAPVSGSVPKARDGTLAIMVGGADADITRAEPVLRHMGATIIRTGAVGSAHAMKALNNYVYAAGLLAVSEAAQLAEAQRLDLGIFAQVLNASSGRNIASETKLAQEITSRRYAGGFQLGLMRKDLETAGGIAAATGAEAPLLALLRARWSAALAELGPRADNTEIHRYITGKAKP, encoded by the coding sequence ATGGAACCCGTGGGCTTCATCGGACTGGGCATGATGGGCCGGCCGATGGCGATGAATTTGGCGGCCCGGCAAGTGCCGCTCATCACGCTGGACGCCGCGGGGGTGGCGCTGGAAGGCGTGCCCGTGGCTGGCGATGCGGCGGCACTGGCGCGCGGCTGCCGCCTGATCATCCTGATGCTGCCCGATAGCCGCACGGTCGGCGCGGTGATGACGGCGCTGCTGCCGGCGCTGCAACCAGGCTCCCTGATCGTGGATATGGGGAGCAGCGAACCGGGCGAGACGCGGCGCTGGGCCCTGGCCCTGGCCGAGACGGGGAGCGGGATGCTGGATGCACCGGTCTCGGGCTCGGTGCCCAAGGCGCGGGACGGCACACTCGCCATCATGGTGGGCGGCGCCGATGCCGATATCACGCGCGCCGAACCCGTGCTGCGTCATATGGGGGCCACGATCATCCGCACCGGTGCCGTGGGCAGCGCGCATGCGATGAAGGCGTTGAACAACTACGTCTATGCGGCCGGGCTGTTGGCGGTGAGCGAGGCGGCGCAGTTGGCGGAAGCGCAGCGGCTAGACCTTGGCATTTTCGCCCAGGTGCTCAATGCGAGTTCGGGGCGCAACATCGCCTCCGAGACCAAGCTCGCGCAGGAGATCACCTCGCGCCGCTATGCGGGCGGTTTCCAGCTGGGACTGATGCGCAAGGATCTGGAGACGGCGGGCGGCATCGCGGCGGCAACGGGAGCCGAGGCGCCCTTGCTTGCGCTGCTGCGCGCACGCTGGAGCGCGGCGTTGGCCGAATTGGGTCCGCGCGCCGACAACACGGAAATCCATCGCTACATCACGGGGAAGGCCAAGCCATGA
- the otnI gene encoding 2-oxo-tetronate isomerase codes for MPKFAANISMMFNEVPFLDRFAAARAAGFEAVEFLFPYEHPAAEIARRLEGNGLANVLFNAPPGDWNAGERGMACLPERRAEFREGIKRALEYSAALKCPRLHVMAGLTPAGAARDTLLSTYAANLDFAAEECAKLGVKPVIEPINHRDIPGFFLNTTKEATRIIDGLGMDRVGLQFDLYHCQITEGDVARKAAELLPYIAHMQVADNPGRNEPGTGEVNWDFVFNAIDASGFRGWIGCEYRPKGETVAGLGWFAKHRAG; via the coding sequence ATGCCGAAATTCGCGGCGAACATCTCCATGATGTTCAACGAAGTGCCGTTTCTTGACCGCTTCGCCGCCGCCCGGGCGGCCGGTTTCGAGGCGGTGGAATTCCTCTTTCCCTATGAGCATCCGGCCGCCGAAATCGCCAGGCGGCTGGAAGGCAACGGCCTCGCCAATGTCCTGTTCAACGCGCCCCCGGGTGACTGGAATGCGGGTGAACGCGGCATGGCCTGCCTGCCCGAACGCCGCGCCGAATTCCGTGAGGGCATCAAGCGCGCCCTTGAATACAGTGCCGCGCTGAAATGCCCCCGCCTGCATGTCATGGCCGGCCTGACGCCGGCTGGTGCCGCGCGCGACACGCTACTCTCCACCTATGCCGCCAATCTCGACTTCGCCGCCGAGGAATGCGCGAAACTCGGCGTGAAGCCGGTGATCGAACCAATCAACCACCGCGACATTCCAGGCTTCTTCCTGAACACCACCAAGGAGGCCACGCGGATCATTGACGGGCTCGGCATGGATCGCGTCGGCCTGCAATTCGACCTGTACCACTGCCAGATCACCGAGGGTGATGTGGCGCGCAAGGCAGCCGAGTTGCTGCCCTATATCGCGCACATGCAGGTGGCCGATAATCCTGGCCGCAATGAGCCTGGCACGGGCGAGGTGAACTGGGATTTCGTCTTCAACGCGATTGACGCGAGCGGCTTCCGCGGCTGGATCGGCTGCGAGTATCGCCCGAAGGGTGAGACGGTGGCCGGGCTCGGCTGGTTCGCCAAGCATCGCGCGGGTTAG